The sequence ATGTTGCTTGCGAGTGCTATAATAGTTAATACGGAGTTCTTAAAAGAGGAGAAAGCTACAGACTACGATATAGAGGCACTCCAATGGGTTTGCTCATTATGGGATATAGATATTGAAGAATTTAGCGAAGAAATAAAAAGTGTATTAAATTCTTGAGGGAAGAGGAGGTTTTCTATGATCAGATCAACCACAGCGTTGTATCTTACATTTTTAGCGTCCTTCTTATCGATTGGCTATGCATTGTTCGCAGCCTATTATGTATTGTCAAAACAAGATGGCAACGAGAGGATGCGTGAAATTGCAAAAGCCATTCAGGAAGGCGCATATGCATTCCTGTCAAGGGAATACAAAAGCATAGCCATTGTGGCTGTTATAGTATTTGCAATCCTGTGGGCATTAGGCGCCAAAAGTGAACATTTTGGTCTTTTAACAGCTCTGGGTTATTTGACAGGAGCAGTCCTATCTGGATTGGCAGGCTATATTGGCATGGTTGTAGCCGTTAAAACAAACGTAAAAACGGCTGAAATGGCAAAAAATGGTCTCGCAAAAGCCTTAAATTTGGCTTTTAGGGGAGGTTCAGTCACCGGATTTTTGGTTACAGGCTTTGGTCTTTTGGCTATAGCCGGATTTTACTACATCTCAGTTTATATATTTAAACAACCTGTTGAACACACAATTAAGGCCTTAATCGGTCTTGCTTTTGGAACAAGTTTAATTAGTGTTTTTGCTCGTCTTGGTGGTGGAATCTACACAAAGGCTGCAGATGTTGGTGCAGACCTTGTCGGTAAGGTAGAGGCTGGAATTCCTGAGGATGACCCAAGAAACCCAGCAGTTATTGCCGATAACGTGGGTGATAATGTAGGAGACTGCGCTGGAATGGCAGCCGATGTATTCGAAACATTTACAGTTACAACTGTTGCTTCTATGGTTTTGGGACATACTCTTTTTGACAAAGCTGGTACGGTTGGTATAGCCGCTATGTTCCCATTACTTATTGGGGCTATAGCCTCTGTTTCTGCTATTATCGGAACATTTTTTGTAAAACTTGGAAAATCAAACAACATCATGGGTGCATTCTATAAGGGTATGGTAGCAACAGCTATTATAGCTTTGGTAATAATCTACTTTGCGTCTAAAAAATTCTTTGCGGGTGGTGTAAATTACTCCTGGGGAGTAGTAACTCCTAACAGTATTTTCTTGTCGGCTGTTATTGGTATGGCTATCACAGCATTGCTCATGTTTATAACAGAGTATTACACATCATATGAATACCCACCTGTTAAATCGATAGCAAAATCGTCTGTTACTGGACATGCTACAAACATTATTCAAGGTATGGCTGTAATGTTAAAAGCTCCGGCTGCTCCGGCCATAGTCATTGCTCTGGGTATCTTCTTCTCATATAAGCTTGCAGGACTCTACGGTATTGCTATAGCTGCGGCTTCAATGCTTTCTTTAACCGGTATGGTTATATCCATAGACTCATATGGGCCTATCACTGATAATGCAGGTGGTATTGCAGAGATGGCCGAGCTTGATGAGTCTGTAAGGGCTGTTACAGACCCTCTGGATGCTGTTGGAAATACAACAAAGGCTGTCACGAAGGGATTTGCTATAGGCTCTGCCGCTTTGGCTGCTCTGGTTTTGTTTGCTGAATACACAAGAGCAATAGGAGCTGGAGCGCATTCATTTGATTTAAGCAACCATCTTGTTTTGGTCGGTTTATTGTTCGGAGGTCTACTACCGTTCTATTTCGGGGCAATGAGCATGGAGGCAGTAGGTGTTGCTGGCGGTATGATGGTTGAGGAAGTTAGAAGACAGTTTAAAACAATTAAAGGTATACTTGAAGGTAAGGCAAAACCTGACTATGCTTCCTGCGTTGATATAGTTACAAGAGAATCCTTAAAGAAAATGATAGCTCCAGGATTGATACCAGTATTGGGCCCTATTATTGCCTATATTCTATTTGGCAAAATAGCTTTGGGTGCCCTTTCTATAGGTTCAATTATAACAGGTTTCTTTTTAGCCGTTGCAATGACAAGTGGTGGCGGCGCTTGGGATAACGCTAAAAAATACATCGAGGATGGAAATTACGGCGGTAAGGGTTCTGAAGCTCACAAAGCAGCTGTAACAGGTGATACTGTTGGTGATCCGCTTAAAGATACTGCAGGTCCAGCTATAAATCCAATGATTAAGATAATAAATATCATAGCTATTTTGATAGTTCTAACCAACTTATAAAATATTAGGGGGAGCAACCCCCTTTTCTGCTATATTCCTCAGAATTTGAGGAATATAGCAGAAAAAATTCCTAGAAGAGAGGTGTAAGAATGGTTGAAGAGACAAATCTTTTGTATGAGGGCAAGGCTAAAAAGGTATATGAAACAAATGACCCTAATCTTTTGATAATATACTTTAAAGACGATGCTACTGCATTTAATGGAAAAAAACACGCTGTTATAGATGAGAAAGGAGCCTTAAATAAAGCTATAACAGTTAAGGCTTTTGGCTGGATGAATGAGTGTGGCATACCTAATCACTTCGTTGAGGAGAATTCAGGTAGGGAAATTGTGGTAAAAAGACTTAAGATGGTTCCTGTTGAAGTTGTCGTAAGAAATATCGCTGCAGGCTCCATTGCAAAGAGGCTTGGACTTAAGCAGGGAGAAAAACTTCCAAGACCTGTAATTGAATTTTACTACAAAAGCGATGAGCTGGATGACCCCATGATTAACGAAGACCACATTACGGCATTTGGTTGGGCA comes from Hippea maritima DSM 10411 and encodes:
- a CDS encoding sodium-translocating pyrophosphatase produces the protein MIRSTTALYLTFLASFLSIGYALFAAYYVLSKQDGNERMREIAKAIQEGAYAFLSREYKSIAIVAVIVFAILWALGAKSEHFGLLTALGYLTGAVLSGLAGYIGMVVAVKTNVKTAEMAKNGLAKALNLAFRGGSVTGFLVTGFGLLAIAGFYYISVYIFKQPVEHTIKALIGLAFGTSLISVFARLGGGIYTKAADVGADLVGKVEAGIPEDDPRNPAVIADNVGDNVGDCAGMAADVFETFTVTTVASMVLGHTLFDKAGTVGIAAMFPLLIGAIASVSAIIGTFFVKLGKSNNIMGAFYKGMVATAIIALVIIYFASKKFFAGGVNYSWGVVTPNSIFLSAVIGMAITALLMFITEYYTSYEYPPVKSIAKSSVTGHATNIIQGMAVMLKAPAAPAIVIALGIFFSYKLAGLYGIAIAAASMLSLTGMVISIDSYGPITDNAGGIAEMAELDESVRAVTDPLDAVGNTTKAVTKGFAIGSAALAALVLFAEYTRAIGAGAHSFDLSNHLVLVGLLFGGLLPFYFGAMSMEAVGVAGGMMVEEVRRQFKTIKGILEGKAKPDYASCVDIVTRESLKKMIAPGLIPVLGPIIAYILFGKIALGALSIGSIITGFFLAVAMTSGGGAWDNAKKYIEDGNYGGKGSEAHKAAVTGDTVGDPLKDTAGPAINPMIKIINIIAILIVLTNL
- the purC gene encoding phosphoribosylaminoimidazolesuccinocarboxamide synthase — protein: MVEETNLLYEGKAKKVYETNDPNLLIIYFKDDATAFNGKKHAVIDEKGALNKAITVKAFGWMNECGIPNHFVEENSGREIVVKRLKMVPVEVVVRNIAAGSIAKRLGLKQGEKLPRPVIEFYYKSDELDDPMINEDHITAFGWANEDTIKKIKDMALKVNDCLKEKFDKAGIELVDFKLEFGFDNDGNLLVGDEFTPDGSRLWDKETGEVLDKDRFRKDLGDLIEGYEKIMMKISRV